In one Shinella zoogloeoides genomic region, the following are encoded:
- a CDS encoding helix-turn-helix domain-containing protein: MHQFIVPHRRSFPRLVPGADPAPETKSGAPGEGPPPVRRTMDMPEAPNVPPSIACRIVRQLTLEMMAMASDRPLWRRDGRRSTCHVRQIAMYVSHVVLGLSLSDIGAAFGRDRTTVSHACNVVEDRRDDASFDAFVSTIERVVLSVFGPAGIGSHE; this comes from the coding sequence ATGCACCAGTTCATCGTCCCCCACCGGCGGTCTTTCCCTCGGCTCGTCCCAGGCGCCGATCCGGCGCCCGAGACCAAGAGCGGCGCGCCGGGCGAGGGGCCGCCGCCGGTGCGCCGGACGATGGACATGCCGGAGGCGCCCAACGTGCCGCCCTCGATCGCCTGCCGCATCGTGCGCCAGCTCACGCTGGAGATGATGGCGATGGCCAGTGACCGGCCGCTCTGGCGCCGCGACGGCCGCCGTTCCACCTGCCATGTGCGCCAGATCGCCATGTATGTCTCCCATGTCGTGCTGGGCCTGTCGCTGTCGGATATCGGCGCGGCCTTCGGGCGCGACCGCACCACCGTCAGCCATGCCTGCAACGTGGTGGAGGACCGCCGCGACGACGCCTCCTTCGACGCCTTCGTCTCGACCATCGAGCGCGTCGTGCTGTCCGTCTTCGGTCCGGCGGGGATCGGCAGCCATGAGTGA